The proteins below come from a single Drosophila miranda strain MSH22 chromosome Y unlocalized genomic scaffold, D.miranda_PacBio2.1 Contig_Y1_pilon, whole genome shotgun sequence genomic window:
- the LOC117190984 gene encoding uncharacterized protein LOC117190984, whose product MAYAHAETLTDLYATNATVTGVVEPAGMWRQARRRSTLEDTCITTSGITGTCLSRFKCMRQSGTVNGYCGTYGVCCESNMQSGSSTRQKRTIIKNPAALTGDLSTYTIEAFSVNVQQLRIDFEQFELQQPILTDSMLECQDYFEAGGFKMCGLNTGQHIYLPFNVAAGIEQVTLTFAVPTRWTGTNWRLIVTQLEGPAASTKRRSSAASSFAGSTNTLQDLRSIFASHHADYELLAPAGCQQYYTDLTGTIRSFNYQAMIGSNYMPDLNYNICIKSVASASMIEYAFSKFSTAMQIGDTEGYDEFCRATVHTTGRQEDYLMIPQGILAKNTAYQPTYYCGTNDNLLVYASPPYLMHFSSDEMTLDEAVETGFSLTYRLRTSIL is encoded by the exons ATGGCATACGCGCATGCGGAGACCTTGACCGACTTATATGCAACGAATGCTACGGTCACGGGAGTGGTTGAGCCCGCTGGGATGTGGCGACAGGCCAGAAGACGCAGCACTCTGGAGGATACTTGCATCACCACCAGCGGCATTACGGGCACCTGCCTCTCCCGTTTCAAGTGTATGCGGCAGTCGGGCACCGTCAATGGCTACTGCGGCACCTACGGAGTCTGCTGTGAAT CCAACATGCAGAGTGGATCGAGCACGCGTCAGAAGCGAACCATCATCAAGAACCCCGCAGCACTGACCGGCGATCTCAGCACCTACACCATCGAGGCGTTCAGCGTTAACGTCCAGCAGCTGCGCATCGATTTTGAGCAGTTCGAGCTGCAGCAGCCCATCCTGACGGACTCGATGCTGGAGTGTCAGGACTACTTCGAAGCGGGCGGCTTTAAGATGTGCGGCCTCAACACGGGCCAGCACATCTATCTGCCTTTTAATGTTGCCGCCGGGATCGAGCAGGTGACCCTTACCTTTGCGGTGCCCACACGCTGGACGGGCACCAATTGGCGTCTGATTGTGACCCAGCTGGAGGGTCCTGCAGCCAGCACCAAGCGCCGCTCTAGTGCAGCGAGCTCATTCGCCGGAAGCACCAACACGCTACAGGACCTGCGCAGCATCTTTGCCTCGCACCACGCGGACTACGAGCTGCTGGCTCCGGCAGGCTGTCAGCAGTACTACACGGATCTGACGGGCACTATTCGCAGCTTCAACTACCAAGCGATGATTGGCAGCAACTATATGCCCGATCTGAACTATAATATCTGCATCAAGTCGGTGGCCAGTGCCAGCATGATTGA ATACGCCTTCAGCAAATTCTCGACGGCGATGCAGATTGGAGATACGGAGGGCTACGACGAGTTCTGCCGGGCCACCGTCCACACGACGGGCAGACAGGAGGACTACCTCATGATACCGCAGGGCATTCTAGCCAAGAACACCGCCTATCAGCCCACCTACTACTGCGGCACCAATGACAACCTCTTGGTCTATG CCTCGCCGCCCTACCTCATGCACTTCTCCAGCGACGAGATGACTCTGGACGAGGCCGTGGAGACGGGCTTCAGCCTGACGTATCGCCTCAGGACCTCAATCCTGTAG
- the LOC117192095 gene encoding uncharacterized protein LOC117192095 gives MSSSQERAQLAGPIMKVMQLNLNHCAAAQDLLSQSIRELAIAPPILSEPYQTRESPGFILDATKTAAIWLCGATPLQLSLSSAAAGFVRAKVGGTLDNLAADARGRHPVAIGGDFNAWAEEWGSVATNARGRALLEIIAPLDIALLNEGNKHTFSRA, from the exons ATgtccagcagccaggagcGTGCCCAGCTTGCCGGCCCAATAATGAAGGTTATGCAgctcaacctcaaccactgcgctGCGGCTCAAGACCTGCTGAGCCAATCCATAAGAGAATTGGCAATTGCCCCCCCCATCCTCAGCGAGCCATATCAAACTAGGGAGTCCCCTGGGTTCATCTTGGATGCCACCAAAACGGCCGCGATATGGCTATGCGGGGCCACGCCATTGCAGCTTTCCCTCTCaagcgctgctgctgggttTGTGCGCGCCAAGGTCGGAG GTACTCTAGACAACCTAGCGGCTGATGCTAGAGGACGTCACCCAGTAGCCATTggaggggacttcaacgcgtgggcTGAGGAGTGGGGAAGCGTGGCGACGAATGCGAGAGGTAGAGCTCTGCTGGAGATCATTGCGCCCCTGGACATCGCGCTCCTCAACGAGGGAAACAAGCATACCTTCTCCAGAGCATGA